In a genomic window of Bacillota bacterium:
- a CDS encoding Na+/H+ antiporter NhaC family protein codes for MAEKPGPIKRKKEDYLDEAKTVDRLEFRLGALGATLPMLFFILWAVITSSLGVSSEQGLVTGAVLGLGIGLFLSKSPWKHYAQGIFDGMTQSVGVVAIIAWFWAGMFASVLQAGGLVEGLVWLGAATGVQGALFTTSAFILAAVFASAVGTGYGTTVAFCTLMYPAGVIMGGDPVVLFAAILSGAAFGDNLAPVSDTTIVSAVTQETDVPGVVRSRFKYAIAAAIPSLILFTILGGAGTSGVNSVEAVRMINENANPQGLILLIPFALVIYLALSGHHLITSLTWGIISASFFIPVLGLGSIRDILWFNVPEGKIQGAILDGVTGYINMAVLILLIVAAGYLIRLGGTMDVLREYLARKIKGITKRAELSIWGIVAFLNTFITINTAAEIAAAPFVNAIGKDYKIHPYRRANFLDAQTSALGYIFPWSGGVLLGVSTISRLAEKYDFINAINPAQAVPYVFHGWFLVIVMFLAAVTGIGLRYEGPNGEELREKPE; via the coding sequence ATGGCTGAAAAACCCGGACCCATTAAGAGAAAGAAAGAAGATTATTTGGATGAAGCTAAAACTGTAGATAGATTGGAATTTAGGCTGGGTGCACTTGGTGCTACGCTGCCCATGTTGTTTTTTATTTTGTGGGCCGTCATAACTAGCTCTTTAGGTGTTTCCAGTGAGCAAGGACTTGTGACCGGTGCTGTGTTAGGATTGGGTATAGGGTTGTTTTTGTCCAAGAGCCCATGGAAACATTATGCTCAAGGAATCTTTGATGGGATGACCCAGTCCGTGGGGGTGGTCGCCATTATTGCATGGTTCTGGGCAGGAATGTTTGCTTCAGTTTTACAGGCAGGTGGCTTAGTAGAAGGTCTTGTCTGGCTTGGGGCGGCAACAGGGGTACAGGGTGCTCTGTTTACAACATCAGCTTTTATTTTGGCGGCAGTTTTTGCATCCGCGGTGGGTACCGGGTATGGTACTACCGTTGCCTTTTGCACGCTTATGTATCCAGCTGGGGTAATAATGGGCGGCGACCCAGTGGTATTATTTGCTGCTATACTTAGTGGTGCGGCTTTTGGGGACAACTTGGCCCCCGTTTCTGATACAACTATTGTTTCAGCTGTGACGCAGGAAACCGATGTCCCGGGGGTTGTTAGATCACGATTCAAATACGCGATAGCTGCAGCAATACCTTCCTTGATATTGTTTACTATTCTAGGGGGAGCTGGTACCAGTGGGGTTAATTCTGTAGAAGCTGTCCGTATGATAAATGAAAATGCTAACCCGCAGGGACTAATCTTATTAATACCGTTTGCGCTTGTAATTTATTTGGCATTAAGCGGCCATCACTTGATAACATCTTTAACTTGGGGCATTATTTCGGCAAGTTTTTTTATTCCGGTATTAGGGTTGGGAAGTATACGCGATATCCTGTGGTTTAATGTGCCGGAAGGTAAAATACAAGGGGCAATTCTTGATGGTGTTACCGGATATATTAATATGGCGGTTTTAATTCTCTTAATAGTAGCTGCGGGGTATCTAATTCGTCTGGGCGGGACAATGGATGTTTTACGTGAATATCTGGCGCGAAAGATCAAAGGTATTACTAAAAGAGCGGAATTGTCGATATGGGGGATTGTCGCTTTTCTTAATACTTTCATAACCATTAATACGGCAGCTGAAATCGCTGCTGCTCCTTTTGTCAATGCTATAGGCAAAGATTACAAGATCCATCCATACCGCAGGGCTAATTTTTTGGATGCACAAACTTCTGCTTTGGGTTATATTTTCCCCTGGAGTGGTGGTGTGCTCTTAGGTGTCTCAACTATATCAAGGTTAGCAGAGAAATACGATTTTATAAATGCAATCAATCCTGCACAGGCCGTACCTTATGTTTTCCACGGTTGGTTTTTAGTTATAGTAATGTTCCTCGCTGCTGTAACAGGCATTGGGTTACGGTACGAAGGTCCAAACGGGGAAGAACTAAGGGAGAAGCCTGAATAG
- the pxpA gene encoding 5-oxoprolinase subunit PxpA has translation MNNKIDLNCDMGESFGAYKLALDEDAIKYITSANIACGYHAGDPQVMAQTVDMALTHGIGLGAHPGYPDLMGFGRRKMDVAPAEMKNYFIYQIGALQAFASSKGVKLQHVKPHGALYNTAAVDKELAGALAQAIYNLDKDLIFMVLANSEMERAAKEIGLKYAREIFADRHYNSDGTLVSRSHPESVIKNSDEAAKRLVKIIKTGQIEALDGTSFPVKADSICVHGDTPGAIQHMINLRQSLEEAGIDVISMGKFIR, from the coding sequence GTGAATAATAAAATAGACCTAAATTGTGACATGGGTGAAAGTTTTGGTGCTTACAAACTTGCTCTGGATGAAGACGCAATAAAATACATAACATCGGCTAATATAGCCTGCGGGTATCACGCCGGTGACCCTCAAGTGATGGCGCAAACAGTAGATATGGCGTTGACCCACGGTATTGGCCTAGGAGCACATCCCGGCTATCCAGACTTAATGGGGTTTGGACGTCGAAAAATGGACGTGGCACCGGCTGAAATGAAGAATTACTTTATTTACCAAATTGGCGCGCTGCAAGCATTTGCAAGTTCCAAAGGAGTAAAGTTGCAGCATGTTAAGCCACACGGGGCATTATACAATACCGCGGCGGTGGATAAGGAATTGGCCGGGGCTTTAGCCCAGGCTATATATAATTTGGATAAAGACTTAATTTTTATGGTTTTGGCTAATTCCGAAATGGAGCGGGCCGCCAAAGAAATTGGCTTAAAGTACGCCCGCGAAATATTTGCCGACCGCCATTATAATAGTGACGGAACCCTAGTATCAAGGAGTCACCCCGAGAGTGTAATTAAAAATTCCGATGAAGCGGCCAAGAGATTAGTTAAAATAATTAAGACCGGCCAAATTGAAGCACTCGATGGCACCAGTTTCCCGGTCAAGGCCGATTCCATTTGTGTTCATGGTGATACTCCCGGTGCCATACAGCATATGATTAACCTGCGCCAATCCCTTGAAGAGGCAGGCATTGACGTTATTTCAATGGGAAAATTTATACGGTAA
- the pxpB gene encoding 5-oxoprolinase subunit PxpB — protein MYKRAKYLPAGDKGLVVEFGNTIARDINYKVRSFALAIDRAGIPGIVEYIPSYRSLLILYEPLIWNVDQLMDQLQKLENDLALMDFPNPKVYYLPVAYGGDLGPDLNFLSEYTGLTREDVVRIHTGVEYLIYMLGFTPGFPYLGGMDAQIAAPRLDTPRGKIPAGSVGIAGSQTGIYPVESPGGWRLIGRTPVKLFNPREEKPVLLNAGDYVRFYEITREEYCRIAEEVKKGEFRVKTGRWTIGEG, from the coding sequence ATGTATAAACGGGCCAAGTACTTGCCTGCCGGTGATAAAGGATTGGTGGTGGAATTTGGTAACACTATAGCCCGGGATATAAATTATAAGGTAAGAAGCTTTGCTTTAGCAATTGATAGGGCCGGGATTCCCGGTATAGTAGAATACATACCGAGTTATCGTTCGTTGCTGATACTTTATGAACCGTTAATATGGAATGTTGATCAGCTGATGGACCAACTCCAGAAACTGGAGAATGATCTGGCTTTAATGGACTTTCCTAACCCGAAGGTTTATTATTTGCCTGTTGCTTATGGGGGAGATTTGGGACCAGACCTTAATTTTTTGTCTGAATATACGGGGCTTACCAGGGAAGATGTGGTCAGGATTCATACCGGTGTAGAGTATCTGATCTATATGCTTGGTTTTACACCCGGTTTTCCGTACCTGGGTGGGATGGACGCTCAGATTGCTGCTCCGCGCCTGGATACCCCTCGTGGCAAGATCCCTGCCGGTTCGGTCGGTATTGCCGGCAGTCAGACCGGAATCTATCCTGTGGAAAGCCCGGGGGGGTGGCGTCTAATTGGCCGTACACCTGTAAAGTTGTTTAACCCACGGGAAGAGAAGCCTGTACTATTAAACGCGGGTGATTATGTTCGATTTTACGAAATAACAAGGGAAGAATATTGTCGAATTGCAGAAGAAGTTAAGAAAGGCGAGTTTCGAGTTAAAACAGGCCGGTGGACGATAGGGGAGGGGTAA
- a CDS encoding biotin-dependent carboxyltransferase family protein, translated as MPFMKIIKPGLLTTIQDRGRFSYQKWGVPVAGAMDEYALRVGNMSVGNQENEGCLEITLLGPVIEFLQTGLVALTGADLGAKLNQRPIGAWESFLVTKGDILQFTGVQSGCRCYLAVAGGIKIPVVMGSTSTYLRGGIGGISGRALSEGDELELKSQVNANVLTPGVIPAEYRYKPSTLHVVRVVLGPQDDAFTKEGINTFLQSEYRVTHESDRMGCRLQGPRIEHKSKPDIISDGIPMGSIQVPGNGSPIVMMADRQTIGGYTKIATVITPDLWKLAQANAGDGIKFTKITLAQAHRIYKEYENMLDKLPHKLKNIQEKPGGFGEHKKLLLVKVAGRKYRVEIEEI; from the coding sequence TTGCCTTTTATGAAAATAATCAAACCGGGGCTCCTTACCACTATTCAGGATCGCGGGCGTTTCAGCTACCAAAAATGGGGTGTCCCGGTAGCGGGAGCCATGGACGAATATGCCCTACGGGTGGGTAATATGTCGGTGGGCAATCAAGAAAATGAAGGATGCTTGGAAATAACACTTCTGGGACCGGTAATTGAGTTTTTGCAAACGGGACTAGTTGCACTAACAGGAGCTGATCTGGGAGCTAAATTGAATCAACGCCCTATCGGAGCGTGGGAATCTTTCCTGGTAACAAAGGGAGATATATTGCAATTTACCGGGGTCCAGAGCGGTTGCAGGTGTTATCTGGCGGTAGCCGGGGGGATCAAAATTCCTGTAGTCATGGGAAGTACATCAACTTACCTGCGGGGCGGGATTGGTGGCATCAGCGGACGTGCGTTAAGTGAAGGTGACGAGCTGGAACTAAAATCTCAAGTAAATGCTAATGTGCTAACGCCCGGAGTGATCCCAGCGGAATACAGGTATAAACCATCAACTCTCCATGTGGTACGTGTGGTTTTGGGTCCGCAGGATGATGCTTTTACGAAAGAGGGAATCAACACTTTTTTGCAAAGTGAATATCGGGTAACGCATGAATCCGATAGAATGGGGTGCCGGCTACAAGGTCCAAGGATTGAACACAAAAGTAAACCGGACATTATATCTGACGGTATCCCCATGGGCTCGATTCAGGTTCCGGGTAATGGTAGCCCAATTGTCATGATGGCAGACCGGCAAACAATTGGCGGATACACTAAGATTGCCACGGTTATAACTCCTGATTTGTGGAAACTGGCTCAGGCAAATGCCGGGGACGGTATAAAGTTTACCAAGATTACTCTTGCGCAGGCTCATAGAATTTACAAAGAATATGAAAATATGCTAGATAAATTGCCACACAAATTGAAGAATATACAGGAAAAGCCAGGGGGATTTGGCGAACATAAAAAGTTATTGTTAGTAAAAGTGGCAGGCAGGAAATACCGGGTGGAAATTGAAGAAATATAA
- a CDS encoding TRAP transporter substrate-binding protein, whose product MRLLKRPVFVTLILSLFMLSIAATGCGGGNAGDESGSSEPVKWTANSVWPPENHQSVGLNDFAEKAKEATNGKVEISVQTGGALGYKGPELLKVVRDGLVPVSDMLTSGVAGDEKIFGVVTLPFLIQSFEEGKILNDIARPYFDQVAEEKWNQKILYIAPWPAAGLWSKEEVTSVADMEGLKTRTYDKNGALVVEATGGTPYPLPFSEVYSSLATGVIDSVLTSTPTAVDAKFWEVLNYYAPINVTMATDMITVNLDAFNKLDEESQEALINAGKEMEEEMWAKVAQLDEDKEALSNEEGITTVKPSQEYLNELATVTEDIRQEWLQDAPPEAKEVINKFLQKVGRD is encoded by the coding sequence ATGCGTTTATTAAAGAGACCAGTTTTTGTAACACTGATTTTATCCCTTTTTATGCTATCTATAGCTGCAACGGGATGCGGTGGCGGTAATGCCGGTGATGAGTCCGGTTCATCTGAGCCAGTTAAGTGGACAGCTAATTCGGTTTGGCCTCCGGAAAATCACCAGAGTGTTGGCTTAAATGATTTCGCTGAAAAAGCTAAAGAGGCCACAAACGGTAAAGTGGAGATTTCTGTTCAGACTGGTGGTGCCCTCGGCTATAAAGGGCCGGAACTCTTAAAGGTTGTTCGCGACGGACTTGTCCCGGTATCTGATATGCTTACCAGCGGGGTGGCAGGAGACGAAAAGATTTTTGGCGTAGTTACCCTGCCCTTCCTTATCCAAAGCTTTGAAGAAGGAAAGATTCTAAACGATATAGCCCGCCCTTATTTTGATCAAGTTGCTGAAGAGAAATGGAACCAAAAGATACTGTATATTGCTCCGTGGCCGGCTGCTGGGCTGTGGTCAAAGGAAGAAGTAACGTCTGTTGCCGATATGGAAGGCCTTAAAACCCGTACTTATGATAAGAACGGTGCCTTAGTAGTAGAAGCCACAGGGGGGACACCATATCCGCTGCCGTTCAGTGAAGTGTACTCATCACTGGCCACCGGAGTTATTGATTCTGTTTTGACATCCACCCCTACGGCGGTGGACGCTAAGTTCTGGGAAGTTCTTAACTACTATGCGCCTATCAACGTTACTATGGCTACAGATATGATAACGGTTAATTTGGACGCTTTTAATAAGTTGGATGAAGAGAGTCAGGAAGCCTTGATTAATGCCGGTAAAGAAATGGAAGAAGAAATGTGGGCAAAAGTTGCCCAGCTGGACGAAGACAAAGAAGCGCTTAGTAATGAGGAAGGTATAACCACAGTTAAGCCTAGCCAGGAATACCTGAATGAACTCGCTACAGTTACAGAAGATATCCGGCAGGAGTGGTTGCAAGATGCCCCGCCGGAAGCTAAAGAGGTTATTAACAAGTTTCTACAAAAGGTTGGGCGCGATTAA
- a CDS encoding TRAP transporter small permease: MQKFVNLCDRLSQGCGAVAGIMMLIGLALVIIEIIIRSLFDMTLYITEEYTAYLMVAITFLALSYTLKEKGHIRLTFLNTVLKGKARLILDMYAFTVGLSVSILITITTTRLFWDSVVSQTRSMQISETYLAIPQFFIPLGALVLALQFAAELGRAIIKMRSGRVEEQEVESSSLGR; the protein is encoded by the coding sequence ATGCAAAAATTTGTAAACCTGTGCGACCGTCTTTCCCAGGGCTGTGGTGCGGTTGCAGGAATCATGATGCTCATTGGTCTGGCGTTAGTTATCATTGAGATCATAATTCGTTCCCTTTTTGATATGACACTGTACATTACAGAAGAATATACAGCTTACTTAATGGTAGCGATTACCTTTCTTGCCCTTTCCTACACGCTTAAAGAAAAAGGGCACATTCGCCTCACCTTTTTAAATACGGTGCTAAAGGGTAAGGCGCGTCTTATCCTTGATATGTATGCTTTTACCGTGGGTTTGTCAGTAAGTATATTAATTACCATCACTACCACCCGTTTGTTTTGGGACTCTGTGGTTTCTCAAACCCGTTCCATGCAGATTTCGGAAACGTATCTTGCTATCCCACAATTTTTTATACCGCTGGGCGCTCTGGTGCTGGCGCTGCAATTTGCTGCTGAGCTGGGACGGGCCATAATTAAGATGCGTTCCGGGCGCGTAGAGGAACAGGAAGTCGAGTCAAGCTCTTTGGGCCGATGA
- a CDS encoding TRAP transporter large permease subunit: MSLFVISFTILGLLILLLGSGIWVGITLFIVGIAGFMLFTSSPPLAILSNILWNSTNSSTMMALPLFVFMGEILFRSKISENLFKGLSPWMNSLPGRLVHVNIAASALFAAVSGSSAATTATVGKITLPELQKRNYDKSLYLGTLAGAGSLGFLIPPSIVMLVYGIVSGVSIGKLFIAGIIPGILLASSFALYAIVRCILNPDLAPRGDDRYTWKERLQTIPLLLPVIVLIVLVLGSIYTGWATPTEAASVGVLGALFFAGISRSMDFQVFWEALQGSVKTSCMIMLIVAGASFLSVAVGYLGIPAGLTEFIGTLGLTKYQLIVILSVMYIILGFMLDGFSMIVMSLPLALPLIKAVGFDPLWFGIYLVIMIEAAQITPPVGFNLFVINGLVNENILRIALYALPSFIIMFVIVALITIFPEIVLTVPNLMIK; encoded by the coding sequence TTGAGCTTATTTGTAATATCTTTTACTATTCTAGGTCTTTTAATTCTACTTCTAGGAAGCGGTATCTGGGTTGGCATAACCTTGTTTATAGTTGGAATAGCAGGGTTTATGCTCTTTACAAGCAGCCCCCCTCTTGCAATTCTATCAAATATTCTTTGGAACAGTACAAATAGCTCTACCATGATGGCTCTTCCGCTGTTTGTTTTTATGGGGGAGATCCTTTTCCGGAGTAAAATATCCGAGAACCTTTTTAAAGGTTTATCTCCTTGGATGAATAGTCTGCCTGGTCGCCTGGTGCACGTAAACATTGCAGCCAGTGCGCTCTTTGCGGCCGTAAGCGGTTCGTCTGCCGCTACTACTGCTACGGTGGGCAAGATTACTCTGCCGGAATTGCAAAAGAGAAATTACGATAAATCACTTTATTTGGGAACCCTTGCCGGGGCCGGCAGCCTGGGATTTCTAATTCCCCCCAGTATTGTAATGCTGGTCTATGGTATAGTATCGGGTGTTAGTATCGGGAAACTTTTTATTGCCGGCATTATTCCCGGTATCCTCCTTGCTTCTTCTTTTGCCCTGTACGCTATTGTACGTTGCATTTTAAACCCGGATCTTGCACCACGCGGAGATGATCGATATACATGGAAGGAACGTCTACAGACCATTCCGCTTTTACTTCCGGTAATAGTACTGATTGTTTTGGTGCTGGGAAGTATTTATACCGGATGGGCTACTCCAACCGAGGCCGCTTCTGTTGGTGTGCTTGGCGCCTTATTTTTTGCCGGGATCTCCCGCAGTATGGATTTTCAAGTATTCTGGGAGGCTCTTCAAGGTTCTGTGAAAACTAGCTGTATGATCATGTTAATTGTAGCCGGGGCTTCCTTTTTATCAGTGGCAGTGGGGTATTTGGGAATTCCAGCCGGATTGACCGAGTTCATCGGTACTCTTGGGCTTACTAAGTACCAATTGATTGTTATTTTATCGGTCATGTACATCATTCTAGGTTTTATGCTGGATGGCTTTTCCATGATTGTCATGAGCCTTCCCCTTGCCTTGCCGCTGATCAAGGCAGTTGGGTTTGATCCACTTTGGTTTGGTATCTATTTGGTGATTATGATTGAGGCCGCCCAGATTACCCCTCCGGTAGGATTTAATCTTTTTGTAATTAACGGTCTCGTCAATGAAAATATATTAAGGATTGCTCTTTATGCCCTTCCCTCGTTTATTATCATGTTTGTTATTGTGGCGTTAATTACTATTTTCCCTGAAATTGTACTTACAGTGCCCAATTTGATGATAAAATGA
- a CDS encoding MBL fold metallo-hydrolase, with translation METNLLQEIAEQPMSTQQVTQDIILLRFPLVNACLVGNPDINNNEWALVGAGMAHTGKDILQTAEGRFGKGSQPKAIILTHGHFDHVGAIMELINTWSTQVYAHELEMPYLTGQQDYPPADPNVDDGLIAKISPTFPHKGINLGNRIQPLPADGSVPGMFGWRWIHTPGHSPGHISLFRDSDRVLFVGDAFTTVKQDSAASILTKKQEINGPPKYFTTDWQAARNSVKILKDLRPSMVIPSHGLPMKGTELTSQLEYLVSNFDSISIPKQGRYVH, from the coding sequence GTGGAAACTAATTTACTACAAGAGATAGCGGAACAACCGATGTCAACGCAACAGGTTACGCAGGATATTATACTTTTAAGATTTCCACTTGTAAATGCCTGCTTAGTCGGTAACCCTGATATCAATAATAATGAATGGGCGCTTGTCGGTGCAGGTATGGCACATACCGGTAAAGACATCTTACAAACTGCAGAAGGGCGTTTCGGAAAGGGAAGCCAGCCTAAGGCAATTATCCTAACCCATGGTCACTTTGACCATGTGGGGGCTATCATGGAGTTAATCAATACATGGAGTACGCAAGTATATGCTCACGAATTGGAAATGCCATACCTTACCGGCCAACAAGATTATCCGCCTGCAGATCCCAATGTAGACGATGGCCTAATAGCAAAGATTTCCCCCACTTTCCCTCATAAAGGCATAAACCTGGGGAATCGTATTCAGCCATTGCCTGCAGATGGAAGTGTGCCGGGAATGTTTGGATGGCGTTGGATACACACACCCGGTCACAGCCCGGGACATATTTCCCTTTTCCGCGATAGTGATCGTGTTCTATTTGTGGGAGACGCATTTACCACTGTAAAACAGGACTCTGCTGCATCCATACTTACTAAGAAACAGGAAATTAACGGTCCTCCCAAATACTTTACCACTGATTGGCAGGCAGCAAGAAATTCGGTTAAAATTCTAAAGGATTTAAGACCTTCAATGGTTATTCCCAGCCATGGTTTGCCAATGAAAGGTACAGAATTAACATCACAATTGGAATATCTTGTTAGTAATTTTGACAGCATAAGTATACCGAAACAGGGGCGTTACGTTCATTAG
- a CDS encoding recombinase family protein, translating to MPARKRKPKVAIYIRVSTHHQVDRESLPFQRQELENYSKYVLNITDFVIFEDAGYSAKNTDRPKYQEMMTRIRTGEFTHLLVWKLDRISRNLRDFTELWDEVKEYEVTFVSKMEQFDTSSAMGEAMLRIILVFAELERKLTAERVYSIMLSRAEKALWNGAPVALGFDWDKEKKTVKIEQEEANLIQVIYDKYEETYSALSVAEWLINNNKKTKRGGTWGSKGVIDILRNPIYTGTYRWNYRKSARGDLKPEDEVITVEDAVPAIISREQWERVQKLLDDNYKGRKNQQRRAKHIHLLSGLIRCGYCGKNYIASLSTRPHRDGYHPSYYRCGTYVRNRNCNNKSFSGLKIEPFVLEYIRAYVKSLKNSKGDFQQNLLASFNRPEIEYIDVPETDPALVGLFSGMAETASTEQHSPESINDKVEALKKDKQKIERALSRLDDAYYFADDLAVITKSEYLIKKAEFKQKLDKVDGEISSLSKQMSLPAATINIDLISRFLLIQNLYTADNIKDILNILDKNVVQDFLQQVIEFIEVANGKVIKIGFKSSYGVITHQFVYK from the coding sequence ATCCCCGCAAGAAAGCGCAAACCCAAGGTAGCAATATATATACGCGTTTCCACACACCACCAAGTTGACCGCGAATCGCTACCCTTCCAACGTCAAGAGCTTGAAAACTACAGCAAATATGTACTTAATATAACCGATTTTGTAATATTCGAGGATGCCGGATATTCAGCAAAAAATACTGATCGCCCCAAGTACCAGGAAATGATGACCCGCATTCGTACCGGTGAGTTCACCCACCTACTTGTTTGGAAGCTAGACCGGATATCCCGTAATTTACGTGACTTCACCGAATTGTGGGACGAGGTCAAGGAATATGAAGTTACATTCGTATCAAAAATGGAGCAGTTCGACACATCCTCCGCCATGGGTGAAGCTATGCTTCGTATCATACTCGTATTTGCAGAACTTGAGCGCAAACTAACCGCTGAACGTGTATATAGCATTATGCTGTCCAGGGCCGAAAAAGCTTTATGGAATGGTGCTCCTGTTGCTTTAGGTTTTGATTGGGATAAAGAAAAGAAGACAGTAAAGATTGAACAAGAAGAAGCCAATCTTATACAGGTTATATATGACAAATATGAAGAAACATATTCCGCATTATCTGTAGCTGAATGGCTGATTAATAATAACAAGAAAACAAAAAGAGGGGGTACGTGGGGATCTAAAGGAGTTATAGATATACTTCGCAATCCTATATATACCGGCACCTATCGCTGGAACTATCGAAAATCGGCTCGGGGCGACCTAAAACCCGAAGATGAAGTTATTACAGTTGAAGACGCTGTTCCTGCGATTATATCAAGGGAACAATGGGAACGTGTTCAAAAACTTCTTGACGATAATTACAAAGGACGAAAAAACCAGCAGCGCAGAGCAAAACACATCCACTTACTATCCGGATTAATTCGCTGTGGTTATTGCGGTAAAAACTATATTGCCAGTTTATCAACCAGACCGCACAGAGATGGTTATCACCCATCATATTATAGATGTGGCACCTATGTACGCAATCGCAATTGTAATAATAAATCGTTTAGTGGATTGAAAATCGAACCATTTGTACTGGAATATATCCGGGCCTACGTTAAATCTTTGAAAAACTCAAAAGGCGACTTTCAGCAAAACCTGCTTGCATCTTTCAACCGTCCGGAAATAGAATACATTGATGTACCGGAAACAGATCCGGCCCTGGTAGGTCTATTTAGCGGGATGGCTGAAACAGCATCCACTGAACAACATTCTCCGGAAAGTATTAATGACAAAGTTGAGGCACTTAAGAAAGATAAACAAAAAATTGAACGGGCTTTAAGTAGACTTGATGATGCATATTACTTTGCTGACGACCTAGCGGTAATCACCAAATCCGAATACTTAATAAAAAAGGCTGAGTTCAAACAAAAACTGGACAAGGTTGACGGTGAAATATCTTCACTATCTAAACAGATGTCCCTACCGGCTGCCACTATAAACATAGATCTCATTTCACGGTTTCTTTTGATCCAAAACCTTTATACAGCAGATAATATCAAGGACATCTTAAATATCTTAGATAAAAATGTTGTTCAAGATTTTTTACAGCAAGTTATTGAATTCATCGAAGTGGCCAATGGCAAAGTAATCAAAATAGGTTTCAAATCCTCTTATGGAGTAATTACACACCAATTTGTTTACAAATAA
- a CDS encoding type II toxin-antitoxin system VapC family toxin has translation MRILIDTNILVDYFRSRRGSRPKNQRQSYCCQKAVEFIDQLIEHGEELLISCHTFKELLQYKNISTQEEQRILENLPLMCDILDTNKEVAHIAGLLSRQSSEYRDHHIEDCYIAATAIAYKLPLYTRNPGDFKYVPHSALEIVVPYQYRISETL, from the coding sequence ATGCGAATCTTGATAGATACTAATATTCTAGTTGACTATTTTCGTTCACGGAGAGGTTCTCGCCCCAAAAATCAAAGGCAATCGTATTGTTGCCAAAAAGCGGTTGAATTCATTGACCAGCTCATCGAACATGGTGAGGAATTGTTAATTTCATGTCACACCTTTAAGGAATTGCTTCAGTATAAAAATATTTCAACACAAGAGGAACAGCGGATACTAGAAAATCTCCCCTTAATGTGTGATATTCTTGATACTAATAAGGAAGTTGCCCATATTGCTGGATTATTGTCTCGCCAGTCATCTGAGTACCGTGACCATCATATCGAGGACTGTTATATAGCAGCTACAGCCATAGCCTATAAATTGCCGCTATATACTCGGAACCCAGGCGATTTCAAATATGTCCCACACTCAGCTTTGGAAATAGTGGTGCCATATCAGTACCGAATTAGTGAAACTTTGTAA
- a CDS encoding ImmA/IrrE family metallo-endopeptidase, with amino-acid sequence MRHTSTGVDVLTESNATIEARLLVNALRPRYPLDVVWLAGEILGKPVELDQEYFPDNICALILDKPEYPSVHICTNLNRPYTSRRFSIVHELAHIYLGHTGDISFIESEEDPVLHTEADGFATETLTPKHRILTLAHKYREPLAMIHQVLRGYDVSLEMTCRRLVELGIYNGTFSCCNENETFFTYNSPGFAINIETIDLIPKIKRGCLVTRKETIRGMPVNCYFKRFQSGNFLIVFIEQETVTSFTERRSLSMKQA; translated from the coding sequence GACTGTTAGTAAATGCACTTAGACCAAGATATCCGTTAGATGTAGTTTGGCTGGCTGGTGAAATCCTAGGAAAACCTGTTGAATTGGACCAGGAATATTTTCCAGATAATATATGTGCCCTAATTCTTGATAAGCCTGAATACCCCTCTGTACATATTTGCACGAACCTTAACAGGCCTTATACAAGCCGGCGCTTTAGTATAGTACATGAGCTGGCACATATATATTTAGGTCATACGGGAGATATAAGTTTTATTGAGAGTGAAGAGGACCCTGTTTTGCATACAGAAGCCGATGGCTTTGCAACCGAGACTCTAACACCTAAACACAGGATACTTACCCTTGCCCATAAATATCGTGAGCCATTGGCTATGATTCATCAAGTGCTGCGGGGATATGATGTTAGCTTAGAGATGACGTGTAGAAGACTTGTAGAACTTGGAATATATAACGGGACTTTTTCCTGTTGTAATGAAAATGAAACTTTTTTTACATATAACAGCCCCGGATTCGCGATCAATATAGAAACAATTGACCTTATTCCGAAAATTAAGCGAGGTTGCCTTGTAACTCGAAAAGAAACAATCCGGGGAATGCCTGTTAATTGTTATTTTAAACGATTCCAAAGTGGAAATTTCTTAATTGTGTTTATAGAACAAGAAACAGTAACATCATTTACAGAAAGACGCTCTCTAAGTATGAAGCAGGCTTGA